ACCGCACGGGCGCGCGGGGCTGCTGCACCGTCGAGGACTCCCGCGACGCCCGCCGGGCCGCCGACGTGATCGGCATCCCGTTCTACGTGTGGGACATGGCCGAGGAGTTCGACCGCGATGTCGTGCAGGACTTCGTCGCCGAGTACGCCGCGGGCCGCACCCCCAACCCGTGCCTGCGCTGCAACGAGAAGATCAAGTTCGCCGCGGTGCTGGACCGCGCCGTGGCGCTGGGCTTCGACGCCGTGTGCACCGGCCACCACGTCCGGCTGCTCGACGGGAGGCTGCGGCGCAGTGTGGACGAGGCCAAGGACCAGTCCTACGTGCTGGCGGTGCTGACCAGGGAGCAGATCGCGCACTCGATGTTCCCGCTGGGCGACTGCACCAAGGCCGAGGTCCGCGCGGAGGCCGAGCGGCGCGGGCTGGCCGTGGCCGACAAGCCCGACAGCCACGACATCTGCTTCATCGCCGACGGCGACACCGCCGGCTTCCTCAACCGGCGCCTGGGCAGTGAACCCGGGCCGATCGTGGACGAGTCCGGCGAGGTCCTGGGCACCCACAGCGGCGCGCACGCCTTCACCGTCGGCCAGCGCAAGGGCCTGAACCTGGGGGGCTCGGTCGACCGCCGGTACGTGCTGTCCATCGAGCCGGTGAACAACACGGTCACGGTCGGATCGCGGGACGCGCTGGCGGTCGACGAGATCATCGGGGAGCGCCCGGTCTGGAGCGGCTGCGAGCCCCCGGAGGAGCCGTTCGCCTGCACGGTGCAGCTGCGCGCGCACGGCGAGGTGCACCCCTGCCGCGCCCGGCAGCGCGACGGGGAACTGGTCGTCGTGCTGGACGAGCCGGCCACCGGCGTCGCCAAGGGGCAGGCCGCCGTGCTCTACGCCGATGACGTCGTCCTGGGCTCCGCCACGATCTCGGCGACGGGGAGGACCGAGGGCGCTCGGCGCGGCGCCGAGCCGGCCCAAGCGGGCTGACCCGCGCCGCTGCCCGTCGGGGGCGGCCGGGAAGGGGGGCGGGGCCCGTGCGTCCGGCCCGGGGGCCGTTCTGCCATCCGGAGTTAGGTTAGGCATAACATAGTTGCCGTGACGACGGGTGCGTGTGGGGGTCGCGATGCCGTATGAGTTCCTGGAGGGGCGCCCCTTCTGGGTCGTCTACTCCGCGCTCTTCGGCATCGTCTTCTGCCGTGCGCAGGCCACCTACTGGATCGGCCGCGGACTCGACGCAGGCCTGCACCGGTCCCGGTTCGCCCGGCGCGTCGGCGACCGGCTGACCAGGGCGCAGCACCTCATCAACCGCTTCGGCCCGCCCGCGGTCACGCTCTCGTTCATGACGGTCGGCATCCAGACCGCCGTCAACCTCGCCGCCGGCGCCATGCGGATGCGGTTCGGCCGCTACCTCACCGCGATGGTCATCGGTTGCCTGATCTGGGCGGCGATCTACAGCCTCGGCGGCCTGGCCGTCATCGCGGCCTGGTGGAGCCTCTTCCTCCACTCTCCGCTGCTCGCGATCGCGGTTGGCGCGCTCGCCGCGACCGGTGTCCTCTGCTACGCCTGGTCGCGCCGCTCGCGCGGGCGGCGGCGGTCGGAGCGCCCGGCCCCCGAGGACTCGCTCAGCTCCTGAACCTGAGTCTCAACCTCGGCTCCAGGAAGTCTTCACGGCCCGCCCCAGGAGGGGTTCGTGCGCGTGCGGTTCTCTCGTGTGGCAGCAGGTCCGCTGAGGTGAACGCCGCACCCGTGCGCGAAGCAGACCTGATTGTCTTGGGTGCGGGCCGACACCGGGGTTTCGGTCTGGAGTACACGCCCACGGTGTGCTTCGCGCGGAGCCGGGCACCCCGCACACGGGCCTGCGGCCACACGACGGGCCGCCCGTTCACCGCGAGCCCTTGTGGCCGGGGTTGCAAGCCTTCCTGTGGTTCCGGCTTCCTCGCACGGGCCTCCCGTTCTCCGCGAGCCCTCGTGGCCGAGGTGAAAGACCTTCGGCGGCCGAGGACACCGGCGCGCGCGGCGCCATCGCGACCGGGGGTGCCCTAACCTGGAGCATCGTGAGTGATCAGCAGCACTACCCCTGGCCCCTGGCGAGTGCCACCGGTGTCGGCTCCCTGCCCGGAACGGACCCCGGCGAGGCGGTCCGCACCGTCCTGGGGGAGCTGCCGGAGCTCCCGCACCTGCCGGAGCTTCCCGACCGCGGAGCGGGCGCCGACATCATCGGGCGCGCGGCGGCGGCCCTGGTGGAGTTCCCCGTCGAGGTGCAGCCGTCGGGCTGGCGGGTCGCGCAGCGGCCCGGTCGCGACCTCGGCCGGGCGCGCGGTTTCCTCTCCTACGACCTCGACGCGCTCGAAGAGCACGCAGGCGCCTACTCCGGCCCGCTGAAGATCCAGATCGCCGGCCCGTGGACGCTGGCGGCGGCGGTCGAGCTGCGCAACGGCGAGAAGCTGCTGGCCGACCTCGGTGCGGTCGACGACCTGTGCGAATCGTTCATCGAGGGCCTGCGCGCCCACATCGCCGACGTGCGCAAACGCGTACCGGGTGGTGCGCCCCTGGTGCAGATCGACGAGCCGTCGCTGCCCGCCGCGCTGCTGGGCGCCGTGCCCACGGCCAGCGGTTACGGCCGGTTGCGCGCCGTCGAGCGTGTCACGGTCGAGGAGCGGCTGCGCGCGGTGTTCGCCGCCGTCGCCGACGCCGGCGCCTTCCCCATGGCCCACTGCTGCGCCCCGGGCGTCCCCGTGGACCTGCTGCGCCGCTCCGGCGCCCGCGCGCTCGGCCTGGACGCCACCCTGCTGACGCGCGACGCCGACGAGGCGATCGGCACGGCCGTGGAGGACGGGATCGGACTCCTCCTCGGCGTCGTGCCCGGCGCCGACGCCGTTCTGTCGGCACCGGCGGTTACCGTCGATCCGGTACGGGAGCTGTGGCACCGGATCGGCTTCGACCCCGAGCTGGCGGCCGAAGCGGTGGTCACCACGCCCACCTGCGGACTGGCCGGAGCCTCCCCTCGTCACGCTCGCGCGGCCCTGGAGCTCTGCCGCAAGGCGGCCCGGGTGCTGCGCGAGGAACCACGGCGGTAGAACAGGAAAGGACGTACCCGGGTGAGCGCGGAAGAGTCGGCCGTCGTCGATGGAGTCCCCGCCAAGGTGCGCGAGCGCCACGCCGAGCTGAGTCAGGACCTCGACGACCACAGCTACCGGTACTACATGGGCAGCCCTATCATCGCCGACGCCGAGTACGACGGGATGATGATCGAGCTGCGCGGGCTGGAGGAGCGCTATCCCACGCTGCGCACCCCCGACTCGCCCACGCAGAAGGTCGGCGCCCCGATCAGCAACCTCTTCGAGGCCGTCGAGCACCTGGAGCGGATGCAGAGCCTCGACAACGCCTTCAGCACCGAGGAGCTGTCGGCGTGGGCGCAGCGCGTGGAGAACGAGATCGCCGTCGACGCCTACCTGTGCGAGTTGAAGATCGACGGCCTCGCCGTGGACCTCGTCTACGAGAAGGGCCGGCTGGTCCGCGCGGCCACGCGCGGCGACGGCCGCGTGGGCGAGGACATCACGCTCAACGTCCGCACCATCGACGCCATCCCGGTGCACCTGGACGGCTCGGTCGAGTCCGTCCCCGAACTGCTGGAGGTGCGCGGCGAGGT
This sequence is a window from Spinactinospora alkalitolerans. Protein-coding genes within it:
- a CDS encoding DedA family protein, with product MPYEFLEGRPFWVVYSALFGIVFCRAQATYWIGRGLDAGLHRSRFARRVGDRLTRAQHLINRFGPPAVTLSFMTVGIQTAVNLAAGAMRMRFGRYLTAMVIGCLIWAAIYSLGGLAVIAAWWSLFLHSPLLAIAVGALAATGVLCYAWSRRSRGRRRSERPAPEDSLSS
- the mnmA gene encoding tRNA 2-thiouridine(34) synthase MnmA, with the protein product MTLRVLAAMSGGVDSAVAAARAAEAGHDVTGVHLALSKNPQSYRTGARGCCTVEDSRDARRAADVIGIPFYVWDMAEEFDRDVVQDFVAEYAAGRTPNPCLRCNEKIKFAAVLDRAVALGFDAVCTGHHVRLLDGRLRRSVDEAKDQSYVLAVLTREQIAHSMFPLGDCTKAEVRAEAERRGLAVADKPDSHDICFIADGDTAGFLNRRLGSEPGPIVDESGEVLGTHSGAHAFTVGQRKGLNLGGSVDRRYVLSIEPVNNTVTVGSRDALAVDEIIGERPVWSGCEPPEEPFACTVQLRAHGEVHPCRARQRDGELVVVLDEPATGVAKGQAAVLYADDVVLGSATISATGRTEGARRGAEPAQAG
- a CDS encoding methionine synthase, with the protein product MSDQQHYPWPLASATGVGSLPGTDPGEAVRTVLGELPELPHLPELPDRGAGADIIGRAAAALVEFPVEVQPSGWRVAQRPGRDLGRARGFLSYDLDALEEHAGAYSGPLKIQIAGPWTLAAAVELRNGEKLLADLGAVDDLCESFIEGLRAHIADVRKRVPGGAPLVQIDEPSLPAALLGAVPTASGYGRLRAVERVTVEERLRAVFAAVADAGAFPMAHCCAPGVPVDLLRRSGARALGLDATLLTRDADEAIGTAVEDGIGLLLGVVPGADAVLSAPAVTVDPVRELWHRIGFDPELAAEAVVTTPTCGLAGASPRHARAALELCRKAARVLREEPRR